A portion of the Rhinolophus sinicus isolate RSC01 linkage group LG16, ASM3656204v1, whole genome shotgun sequence genome contains these proteins:
- the SSH1 gene encoding protein phosphatase Slingshot homolog 1 isoform X7 gives MVLRLWSDTKIHLDGDGGFSVSTAGRMHVFKPVSVQAMWSALQVLHKACEVARRHNYFPGGVALIWATYYESCIGSEQSFINEWNAMQDLESTRPDSPALFVDKPTEGERTERLIKAKLRSIMMSQDLENVTSKEIRNELEKQMNCNLKEFKEFIDNEMLLILGQMDKPSLIFDHLYLGSEWNASNLEELQGSGVDYILNVTREIDNFFPGLFAYHNIRVYDEETTDLLAHWNEAYHFINKAKRNHSKCLVHCKMGVSRSASTVIAYAMKEFGWPLEKAYNYVKQKRSIARPNAGFMRQLSEYEGILDASKQRHNKLWRQQTESCLQQPVDDPAGPADFLPETLDGTRPEARLPCSDEAAQPGFPGSRAPGRPTLPCCFRRLSDPLLHSPSDETGSLLQLEDLEKGALSEEAAQPARPPQEGPRLCEKEGKKKRELGSLKTRSGPLPQVEEMEREEAPGAGRWGRPPTQLDKNLLNRENLNNNNSKRSCPDDFEHDAIFGILSKVKPSYKSCADCMYPAASGAPEAFGERLENPGAPAICTQPTFLPHLTSTPGAHTSGKSRALEKLASGPTETPPFLPPAGPRRPDTGGSEARAVPELPASLLEPSRETQKVLPKALLLKNSHCDKNPPRMEVVKEESPPKKDVKPAKDLRLLFSKETEKPTTHSYLMQHQESIIQLQKAGLVRKHTKELEWLKGTPADPVSPFRDGTTSRLEASIPEENQDLAPVPPPGAPALPGHAASDEKSEAGPPPSEGASLKSVTPFLCRLDHTSHFSKDFLKTICYTPTSSSMSSNLTRSSSSDSIHSIRGKPGLVKQRTQEIETRLRLAGLTVSSPLKRSHSLAKLGSLNFSTEDLTSEADMSTIADSQDAKLSEDSFLHEPQATPRNTAATSKLSGKSAPENLKSPSWMSKS, from the exons GTCTGCCCTGCAGGTCCTTCACAAGGCCTGTGAAGTGGCCCGACGGCACAACTACTTCCCCGGGGGCGTGGCGCTCATCTGGGCCACCTACTATGAGAGCTGCATCGGCTCCGAGCAGAGCTTCATCAACGAGTGGAACGCCATGCAGGACCTGGAGTCCACGCGGCCCGACTCCCCGGCCTTGTTTGTCGACAA GCCAACCGAAGGGGAGAGGACTGAGCGCCTCATCAAAGCCAAGCTCCGAAGCATCATGATGAGCCAGGACCTAGAAAACGTGACCTCCAAAGAA ATTCGTAATGAATTGGAGAAACAGATGAACTGTAACTTGAAAGAATTCAAGGAATTCATAGACAACGAGATGCTACTTATCTTGGGACAGATGGACAAGCCCTCCCTCATCTTCGATCATCTTTATCTC GGCTCTGAATGGAATGCATCCAATCTGGAGGAACTGCAGGGCTCAGG TGTTGACTACATTTTAAATGTCACTAGAGAAATAGATAACTTTTTCCCTGGCTTATTTGCATATCATAACATCCGAGTCTATGATGAAGAGACAACAGACCTTCTTGCCCACTGGAACGAAGCGTACCATTTTATAAACAAAGCAAA GAGGAACCATTCCAAGTGCCTGGTACATTGCAAAATGGGTGTCAGTCGCTCTGCCTCCACAGTCATAGCATATGCGATGAAGGAATTCGGCTGGCCCCTGGAGAAAGCGTACAACTACGTGAAGCAAAAGCGCAGCATTGCACGCCCCAACGCGGGCTTCATGAGGCAGCTGTCTGAGTATGAAGGCATCTTGGACGCGAG CAAACAAAGGCACAACAAGCTGTGGCGCCAGCAGACCGAGAGCTGCCTCCAGCAGCCTGTTGATGACCCTGCGGGGCCTGCGGACTTCCTGCCAGAGACCCTGGATGGCACCCGGCCGGAAGCCCGGCTGCCCTGCTCAGATGAGGCTGCCCAGCCTGGGTTCCCAGGCAGCAGGGCCCCTGGGCGGCCCACTCTCCCCTGCTGTTTCCGGCGGCTCTCAGATCCCCTGCTACATTCTCCCAGTGACGAAACTGGCAGTTTGCTCCAGTTAGAGGACCTGGAGAAGGGTGCTCTGTCGGAGGAAGCGGCTCAGCCAGCCCGGCCTCCCCAGGAAGGCCCCAGACTCTGTGagaaggaggggaagaagaaaCGAGAGTTGGGGAGCCTGAAAACCCGGAGTGGCCCCTTGCCACAGGTGGAGGAGATGGAAAGGGAGGAGGCTCCAGGAGCCGGGAGGTGGGGGCGGCCCCCAACCCAGCTCGATAAAAACCTGCTCAACCGGGAAAAcctaaataacaacaacagcaagaGGAGCTGTCCGGACGACTTTGAG CATGATGCTATATTTGGGATCCTCAGCAAAGTGAAGCCTTCCTACAAATCCTGTGCCGACTGCATGTATCCTGCAGCCAGCGGGGCTCCGGAGGCTTTCGGGGAGCGACTCGAGAACCCTGGTGCTCCCGCCATCTGTACCCAGCCGACCTTCCTGCCCCACCTCACGTCGACCCCTGGGGCCCACACATCAGGCAAGTCCCGAGCTTTAGAGAAGCTGGCCTCTGGCCCAACCGAAACACCCCCATTCCTACCACCAGCAGGCCCAAGGAGACCAGACACCGGTGGCTCTGAGGCCCGGGCTGTCCCAGAACTACCAGCTAGCCTTTTAGAACCTTCCAGAGAGACCCAAAAAGTCCTGCCAAAGGCCCTCCTTTTGAAGAATTCTCACTGTGATAAGAACCCTCCCCGCATGGAAGTAGTGAAGGAAGAATCGCCACCTAAGAAAGACGTGAAGCCAGCCAAGGACCTGCGGCTCCTGTTCAGTAAAGAAACCGAGAAGCCGACCACACACAGCTACCTGATGCAGCACCAGGAGTCCATCATTCAGCTGCAGAAGGCAGGCTTGGTCCGCAAGCACACCAAAGAACTCGAGTGGCTAAAGGGCACGCCCGCAGACCCCGTGTCTCCCTTCAGGGATGGCACCACCAGCAGGCTGGAGGCCAGCATACCCGAGGAGAACCAGGACCTGGCTCCTGTCCCACCGCCAGGGGCCCCGGCTCTGCCCGGCCACGCTGCCAGTGACGAGAAGTCAGAGGCCGGGCCCCCTCCATCGGAAGGAGCCTCACTGAAGAGCGTCACTCCCTTCCTCTGCCGCCTGGATCACaccagtcatttctccaaagacttCCTGAAGACCATCTGCTACACCCCCACCTCATCTTCCATGAGTTCCAACCTGACCCGGAGCTCTAGCAGTGACAGCATCCACAGCATCCGCGGGAAGCCAGGGCTGGTGAAACAGCGGACGCAGGAGATCGAGACTCGGCTCCGGCTGGCAGGCCTCACCGTCTCGTCCCCACTCAAACGCTCACACTCTCTTGCCAAGCTTGGAAGTCTCAATTTCTCAACAGAAGATCTGACCAGTGAGGCCGACATGTCCACCATCGCCGACTCCCAGGACGCCAAGTTGAGCGAGGATTCCTTCTTGCATGAGCCCCAGGCAACCCCAAGGAACACAGCCGCCACCTCTAAGCTGTCAGGGAAATCTGCGCCAGAAAACTTGAAAAGCCCGTCATGGATGAGCAAAAGCTGA